The Deltaproteobacteria bacterium sequence AAACCTCCTCTTGCCCTCGAAAAGCTCCCGCAGGAGCAAGACCTTCCACCTGCCGCCGATCAGGTTCATGGTCGTCTCCACGGGACAGGGCGACATCTTCTCCGGCATGACCTCCTCCCCCCATTGGTTACTCAAATGTCAGTATATTACAAACAGGTGCCTTCTTGCAACAAGA is a genomic window containing:
- a CDS encoding transcriptional regulator, producing MPEKMSPCPVETTMNLIGGRWKVLLLRELFEGKRRF